The window GGGTCAGCCACTGCCGGTCGGGTTTGCGGCCGGCGATGTCCATGGGCAAGGCGATGTTCTCGGCGGCGGTCAGCGTCGGTAGCAGATTGAACGCCTGGAAGATGAATCCGATCTTGTCGCGACGCAGCCGGGTCAGCTCCTTGTCGCCCAGCGAGGACAGCTCCACCTCGCCGATGCGGGCCGAGCCGGAGGAGAAGGAGTCCAGGCCGGCCATGCAGTGCATCAGTGTGGACTTGCCCGAGCCGGAGGGACCCATGATGGCGGTGAAGCGGCCGCGGCCGAACTCCACGGACACCGAGTCCAGGGCGACGACGCGGGTCTCGCCCTGGCCGTAGACCTTGCTCAGATCTGTCGCGCGGGCGGCGACGGCCGCGGTGGCGCGGAGGGGGAAAGAGGAGGCGGCCGCTGTACCGGCAGGGGCAGGGGATGAAGCTTCCTGGTCCGGCATCGCATGCATCGTTGGCTCCTGGAATCGCATTCACGGCGTGCGCCGAGGGGTGAAACCACCAGTGAAGAGCGGGCCACGTTGCATGGGAGTCTCGATTTCTCGATACGT is drawn from Streptomyces sp. CG4 and contains these coding sequences:
- a CDS encoding ABC transporter ATP-binding protein produces the protein MPDQEASSPAPAGTAAASSFPLRATAAVAARATDLSKVYGQGETRVVALDSVSVEFGRGRFTAIMGPSGSGKSTLMHCMAGLDSFSSGSARIGEVELSSLGDKELTRLRRDKIGFIFQAFNLLPTLTAAENIALPMDIAGRKPDRQWLTRVIDTVGLSGRLSHRPAQLSGGQQQRVAVARALASRPEIVFADEPTGNLDSRSGTEVLWFLRKSVQAMGQTIVMVTHDPVAASYADRVIFLADGRIVDDLPEPTADAVLGRMRRFDSKGRTS